The Ralstonia sp. RRA DNA segment GGTGGTGGCGTTGTCCGAATCGCTGTATCAGGACTTGAGCCTGGTGACCGAACAGATTCATTGCTCGGTGCTGTGCCCGTACTTTGTGCCGACGGGCATTACGAAATCACACCGCAATCGCCCACAGGACCTCGCCAATACGGCGCCGCCCACGAAATCGCAGCTTGTGTCGCAAGCCATGTCGGACAAGGCGGTCAGCTCCGGCAAGGTGACGGCGGAACAGGTTGGCCAGATGACGTTTGATGCGATTCGCGATGCGAGCTTCTACATTTACTCGCACCCGCATGCGCTGGCGCCGGTGCAGCATCGTTTTGAAGACATCATCTCGCAGCGCAACCCGTCAGACCCGTTCGAGGGCAAGCCGGACGTGCGCGCACGCCTAGTGGATGCACTGCGCGACTAACGCTCACCCCAAGACTCCGGAGCCGCCATGACCGCCACCACTGCAGCCGCCATCACTGAATCGCAGTTCGCCGATCTGCCCAACGGCACGCGGCTGCATTACGCCAGCGCCGGCAAGCGCGGTGGGCCGCTGATGCTGTTCGTGCATGGCTTTCCGGAGTTCTGGTACGAGTGGGAAGCACAGCTTGCGGCATTCGGTGATACGCACTTTGCCGTGGCGCCCGATATGCGCGGCTATAACCTGTCGAGCAAGCCAGCGGCGGTGGATGCGTATCGCCCGAAGCTGCTGGTGCAGGATCTGGTGCAGTTCATCACGGCGCTGGGGTATGAGCGCGCCATCGTGGTGGCGCACGATTGGGGTGGCGCGATCTGCTGGAACCTGGCAATCCAGCATCCGGAGTTGGTTGAACGGCTGGTGATCGTCAACTCACCGCACCCGTGGGTGTTTGCGAATGCGCTGCTGAGCGATCCGGCACAGCAGGCTTCATCGGCGTACATGAACTGGCTGCGCAAACCGGGCTCGGAAGAGGCGCTGGCCGCCAACGAATTCGAGAAGCTGGAAGGCTTCTTCCACGGCATGGGACAGCCGGTGGCCGAGTGGTTTACGCCGGAGGTGCGGGCACGCTATCACGCTGCATGGAGCCAACCGGGCGAGGGCGGCTCGCATGGCCTGACGGGCGGCGTGAACTACTACCGCGCTTCGCCATTGCACCCGCCCACCGAGGGCACCGCGCCGCTGCGCATCGACCAGATGCCGCCCGAAGCGTTTGTCGTGAAGGTGCCAACGCTGGTGATCTGGGGCGAGATGGACATGGCGCTGCCGAAGGGCCTGCTCAACGGGTTGGAGCGCTTTATTCCCGATATGCGTCTTGAGCGCATTCCCAACGGCACGCACTGGGTGGTGCACGAACAGCCGGAGCGCATTACTGCGTTGATCCGGCCGTTCGTTTCGTAACGCGTTCTCAACGTTACATCGATTCCGCCAGCATGCGGCGGTAGTCGTCCGCTGTGGCGATGCGCGGGTTGGTCT contains these protein-coding regions:
- a CDS encoding alpha/beta hydrolase; translation: MTATTAAAITESQFADLPNGTRLHYASAGKRGGPLMLFVHGFPEFWYEWEAQLAAFGDTHFAVAPDMRGYNLSSKPAAVDAYRPKLLVQDLVQFITALGYERAIVVAHDWGGAICWNLAIQHPELVERLVIVNSPHPWVFANALLSDPAQQASSAYMNWLRKPGSEEALAANEFEKLEGFFHGMGQPVAEWFTPEVRARYHAAWSQPGEGGSHGLTGGVNYYRASPLHPPTEGTAPLRIDQMPPEAFVVKVPTLVIWGEMDMALPKGLLNGLERFIPDMRLERIPNGTHWVVHEQPERITALIRPFVS